One genomic segment of Flavobacteriaceae bacterium includes these proteins:
- a CDS encoding sugar-binding protein → MKLCLKILFSLFFTISFGQKKEHQLHKVNKTIDKITIDGISDEKTWDKSSWLLIDQFWLGKEVNSSDFSGRYKLSWSKEVLYILVEIVDDVLLDQYDDPLKLWWDDDCIEIFIDEDNSGGEHQYNHNAFAYHVALDGNVVDLDALDTPKLFNNHVQSKRQTIGKISTWEFKISLFPDTYTFGGSQEPIPLIAGKKIGFAIAYCDNDYSSERENFIGSVFINGKDKNRGWIDASVFGTILLKE, encoded by the coding sequence ATGAAGTTATGTTTGAAAATTTTGTTTAGCCTCTTTTTTACCATTAGTTTTGGGCAAAAAAAAGAGCATCAACTCCATAAAGTCAACAAAACAATTGACAAAATTACAATTGATGGCATTTCCGATGAAAAAACATGGGATAAGAGTTCATGGTTATTAATTGACCAATTCTGGTTGGGCAAAGAAGTAAATTCTTCCGATTTTTCAGGAAGATATAAACTCTCTTGGTCTAAAGAAGTTTTGTATATTCTTGTAGAAATAGTAGACGATGTATTATTAGATCAATACGATGATCCTTTAAAACTTTGGTGGGATGATGATTGTATTGAAATTTTCATTGATGAAGATAATAGTGGTGGCGAACATCAATATAATCATAATGCTTTTGCATATCATGTTGCACTAGATGGAAACGTAGTAGATCTGGATGCTTTGGATACTCCAAAATTATTCAACAATCATGTACAGTCAAAAAGACAAACTATAGGTAAAATTTCTACGTGGGAATTCAAAATATCGCTTTTTCCGGATACTTATACTTTTGGAGGTTCACAAGAACCTATACCATTAATTGCGGGAAAAAAAATTGGATTTGCAATTGCCTATTGTGATAATGATTATAGTTCAGAGAGAGAAAATTTTATAGGTTCCGTCTTTATCAATGGAAAAGATAAAAATCGAGGCTGGATAGATGCTTCTGTTTTTGGAACAATTTTGTTAAAAGAATAA
- a CDS encoding TonB-dependent receptor plug domain-containing protein → MKKGIAAFTTFIISLSVFSQGNIKGKIIDAKTRVPLSSVTVLISGTAIGTTSNDEGEFIFDNAPLGYVKIQVSYIGYKTVVSEDYLVTKEKTPYIVIPLDEDSTQLDEILIRKKLFKKNPESPLSIQSLGLAEIEKIPGGNRDILKVLQSLPGVASNPSFRNDIIIRGGGPSENKFYLDGIEVPVVNHFQTQGATGGPVGIINTDLIRSADFYSSAFPANRGNTLSSLITFTQKNGNPDKLNIRGTLGTSDAGITLDGPIGKKTVFIASVRQSYLKLLFKLIKLPFLPTYNDFQFKVKTDFNDNSELSFIGIGAIDKFVLNEEVNDGIADEETIKRNRYLLGNIPEQDQWNYTIGTTYKRYGKNGIQQFILSRNEWSNSTIKYFQNSRQPTDLLLRYNSKEIENKLRFEHKISLNTYRFNYGLALEQSTYTNTTFQQIANSSGAAIRNYSTDLDIFKYAVFGQISKKYFNEKLGISLGFRVDANHYNEEMKNPLNQFSPRASFNYEINDRWFLNTTAGIYYQLPAYTTLGFRDNAGILVNRNELKFIRATHLVAGLEYRPEETSKISFETFYKQYDNYPFSVRDQISLANLGSDFGVIGTEEVTSTSMGRAYGFEFLAQKKSYDGTYGILSYTYVRSEFKNAINQFIPSTWDNRHILTFTGGKKLNKNWEIGVKYRLAGGRPYTPYDPDASSQIANYNIANQGILDFSQLNSLRVPTFRQLDVRVDKTWFWKKFALNFYIDIQNLLNNKTTEPPFLTSTLDANGNPLADPNDANRYVLEEIENTNGNILPRFGFIVDF, encoded by the coding sequence AGGTTTCGTATATCGGATATAAAACGGTAGTTTCCGAAGATTACCTGGTAACAAAAGAAAAAACGCCATATATAGTCATTCCGTTAGATGAAGACAGTACCCAATTAGATGAGATTCTCATTAGAAAAAAGCTTTTTAAAAAAAATCCGGAAAGCCCTTTATCTATTCAATCACTGGGTTTGGCAGAAATTGAAAAAATTCCGGGAGGAAATAGAGATATTTTAAAAGTATTGCAATCTTTACCCGGTGTAGCATCTAATCCCAGTTTTAGAAATGATATCATTATTCGAGGAGGTGGCCCATCGGAAAACAAGTTTTATTTAGACGGTATTGAAGTACCGGTAGTTAACCATTTTCAAACCCAGGGGGCCACAGGCGGGCCTGTTGGTATCATAAATACTGACCTTATAAGAAGTGCTGATTTTTACTCAAGTGCGTTTCCGGCTAACAGGGGAAATACGTTAAGTTCACTGATAACGTTTACACAAAAAAACGGAAACCCGGATAAATTAAATATTAGGGGAACTCTTGGCACTTCCGATGCAGGTATTACGTTAGACGGACCCATTGGTAAAAAAACAGTTTTTATTGCATCTGTTCGTCAATCATACTTAAAGCTGTTATTTAAACTCATTAAACTTCCTTTTTTACCTACTTATAATGATTTTCAGTTTAAAGTAAAAACGGATTTTAATGACAATAGCGAACTTTCTTTTATAGGTATTGGTGCCATAGATAAATTTGTATTAAATGAAGAGGTGAATGACGGAATTGCAGATGAAGAAACCATAAAGAGAAATCGATATCTCTTGGGCAATATTCCTGAACAGGATCAGTGGAATTATACCATAGGAACTACCTATAAAAGATATGGAAAAAATGGTATTCAGCAATTCATTTTAAGTAGAAATGAATGGAGCAATTCGACCATAAAGTATTTTCAAAACTCAAGACAACCGACAGATTTGTTATTGCGATACAATTCAAAAGAAATTGAAAATAAACTTCGATTCGAGCATAAAATCAGTCTAAATACATACCGATTTAATTATGGATTAGCACTTGAGCAATCCACATATACCAATACCACTTTTCAACAAATTGCAAATAGTTCGGGGGCAGCTATAAGAAATTATAGTACAGATTTAGACATATTCAAATATGCTGTATTTGGTCAAATATCAAAAAAATATTTTAATGAAAAATTAGGAATTTCATTAGGGTTTAGAGTAGATGCCAACCACTATAACGAAGAGATGAAAAATCCCTTAAACCAGTTTTCTCCAAGGGCTTCATTCAATTATGAAATCAATGACAGGTGGTTTTTAAATACAACTGCAGGAATATATTATCAGTTGCCGGCATATACTACATTGGGTTTTAGGGATAATGCAGGTATATTGGTAAACAGAAACGAATTAAAATTTATAAGAGCAACCCACCTGGTAGCAGGATTGGAGTACAGACCCGAGGAAACATCAAAGATATCGTTTGAAACATTTTATAAGCAATATGACAACTATCCGTTTTCGGTAAGAGATCAAATTAGTCTGGCCAATCTGGGTTCGGATTTTGGCGTGATAGGAACAGAGGAAGTTACCTCAACTTCTATGGGAAGAGCTTACGGTTTTGAATTTTTAGCACAGAAAAAATCATATGACGGCACCTATGGAATATTATCTTATACGTATGTGAGAAGCGAATTCAAAAATGCAATAAATCAATTCATTCCTTCTACCTGGGATAACAGACACATACTTACATTTACCGGAGGGAAAAAGCTAAATAAAAACTGGGAAATAGGAGTAAAGTATCGCTTAGCCGGAGGGAGACCCTATACACCTTATGATCCGGATGCTTCGTCTCAAATAGCGAATTACAATATAGCCAATCAGGGGATTTTAGATTTTTCACAATTAAATTCCTTACGAGTTCCCACTTTTAGGCAACTGGATGTCAGAGTAGACAAAACGTGGTTTTGGAAGAAATTTGCATTAAATTTTTATATAGATATTCAAAACCTACTGAATAATAAAACTACAGAGCCGCCTTTTTTGACGTCCACGCTAGATGCTAATGGAAATCCGCTGGCAGACCCCAATGATGCGAATAGATATGTTTTGGAAGAAATAGAAAATACAAACGGAAACATACTGCCAAGGTTTGGTTTTATTGTAGATTTTTAA
- a CDS encoding DUF389 domain-containing protein — protein sequence MEEQPFNEDTVAQSKKDMHKDAKGLLESAKKFLVELLDFRHDTDRAATVEAIKNDIPFKGATAWILIFAVFVASIGLNANSTAVVIGAMLISPLMGPILGVGMSIAINDIDTLRKSLINLSTMIVLSLITAFFFFYIFPLSEDNSELLGRVKPDIRDVLIAFFGGLALMVARTKKGTIASVIFGVAIATALMPPLCTAGYGLAIGNFSYFFGAMYLFIINTIFIALATFLVLKVLKFPMLKYANSVRRKRIAQLASLLAFVVMIPAIYTFIIVYKDNKINHQIAAFVKNDVKNVDELQLMEYDVDLENKTVQLNFFNETTGAIENFLKNDFNDKTKYPDLEGFKLKIKGSNTKSFEMITTAYKDKIQELRESKNVITGLQKQISDLQNTISTLNQRIEENALSKNQKVIAFSSIAKDAKIRYREIEKIGFANMVSSKDFIKIDTIPLVMIAWNTALNDSIIALKEKELKIWLQTALALDTLYIKRDD from the coding sequence ATGGAAGAGCAACCTTTCAATGAAGACACGGTAGCGCAATCTAAAAAAGACATGCATAAAGATGCAAAAGGCCTATTGGAAAGCGCAAAAAAGTTTTTAGTTGAATTATTAGATTTCAGGCACGATACGGATCGGGCCGCTACTGTTGAAGCCATAAAAAATGATATTCCTTTTAAGGGAGCTACTGCCTGGATTTTAATTTTTGCAGTTTTCGTAGCCTCTATCGGGTTAAATGCAAACTCTACTGCAGTGGTCATTGGAGCCATGCTTATATCTCCTTTAATGGGCCCTATTTTAGGGGTAGGAATGTCTATTGCCATCAATGATATAGATACTCTTCGTAAATCGTTGATCAATCTTTCTACCATGATTGTGTTGAGTTTGATCACCGCGTTCTTTTTCTTTTATATTTTTCCTTTAAGTGAAGACAATTCGGAATTATTAGGGCGTGTTAAGCCGGATATCAGAGATGTATTAATTGCTTTTTTTGGCGGTTTGGCATTAATGGTTGCCAGAACAAAAAAAGGAACCATCGCTTCCGTGATTTTTGGAGTGGCAATTGCAACTGCCCTAATGCCTCCCTTATGTACGGCCGGATACGGACTGGCAATCGGAAATTTTTCGTATTTCTTTGGTGCTATGTACTTGTTTATCATCAACACCATTTTTATTGCATTGGCAACATTTTTAGTGCTAAAAGTATTGAAATTTCCAATGCTTAAATATGCAAATTCCGTAAGAAGAAAACGTATTGCGCAGTTAGCCTCATTACTGGCTTTCGTAGTGATGATTCCGGCTATTTACACATTTATAATAGTCTATAAGGACAACAAAATAAACCACCAGATAGCTGCATTTGTGAAAAATGATGTGAAAAATGTAGATGAACTGCAACTAATGGAATATGACGTTGATTTGGAAAATAAAACGGTACAATTGAATTTTTTTAATGAAACGACAGGGGCCATAGAGAATTTTTTAAAAAATGATTTTAATGATAAAACCAAATATCCCGATTTGGAAGGTTTTAAACTTAAGATTAAAGGAAGTAATACAAAGAGTTTTGAAATGATCACTACTGCCTACAAAGATAAAATTCAAGAATTGCGGGAAAGTAAAAATGTCATCACCGGTTTGCAAAAACAAATCAGTGATTTGCAAAATACAATTAGTACTTTAAACCAGAGGATAGAGGAAAATGCACTCTCGAAAAATCAAAAGGTAATTGCTTTTAGTAGTATTGCAAAAGATGCAAAAATCAGATATCGTGAAATTGAAAAAATAGGTTTTGCAAATATGGTATCATCAAAGGATTTTATAAAAATTGATACCATTCCTTTGGTTATGATTGCCTGGAATACTGCTCTTAATGATAGTATTATTGCGCTTAAAGAAAAAGAATTAAAAATCTGGCTACAAACAGCACTGGCTCTTGATACGTTATATATCAAAAGAGATGATTGA
- a CDS encoding M28 family peptidase has product MSKRLCIIAFLSLEMLQAQIDTRMYDIVNTISAERIKNDITILANFGTRHTMSDTISQTRGIGAARRWIKSEFDNISSDCNHCLDVFYQKDLVKANKRRIIKDVMVVNVVAIQRGTKYPDRYIIMSGDIDSRVSDPNNYTSDAPGANDNASGMAGAIEAARVLSKYTLENSIMYVGLSGEEQGLFGGRGLAAYVKEKGWDIIGILNNDMIGNIKGVDGVIDNRTFRIFSEPVPPTETEKQRRLRRFYGGEIDGISRQLARFIYKTTKMYMPEMNPKMIYRLDRFGRGGHHRPFNDAGFAGVRIMEMHENYTQQHQDIRTENGIEYGDKIKFVNFEYAKKLTAVNAINLAAIAWAPPAPKNVKIGGMVAPAAILQWDNVEGVKGYKIYWRDTTSPTWDHFQYVENTNKYTLEGMVIDNFLFGVAAVGENGHESIVTFPSGIIRNR; this is encoded by the coding sequence ATGAGTAAAAGATTATGCATCATTGCCTTTCTTTCATTAGAAATGCTACAAGCACAAATAGACACAAGGATGTATGATATTGTAAATACTATCAGTGCAGAAAGAATAAAAAATGACATTACCATATTAGCAAATTTTGGAACCAGGCATACTATGAGTGACACCATTTCTCAAACCAGGGGCATTGGAGCAGCAAGACGTTGGATAAAATCCGAATTTGACAACATTTCTTCTGATTGTAACCATTGTCTGGATGTATTTTATCAAAAGGATTTGGTAAAAGCTAATAAAAGAAGAATTATAAAAGATGTCATGGTAGTGAATGTAGTGGCAATTCAAAGAGGGACAAAATATCCGGACAGGTATATCATTATGAGTGGAGATATTGACTCTCGCGTATCCGATCCCAACAATTACACATCAGATGCTCCCGGGGCAAATGACAACGCTTCGGGAATGGCCGGAGCTATTGAAGCAGCCAGAGTTTTATCTAAATATACACTCGAAAATAGCATTATGTATGTCGGTTTATCAGGAGAAGAACAAGGGTTGTTTGGTGGTCGCGGATTAGCTGCCTATGTCAAAGAAAAAGGTTGGGATATCATTGGAATTTTAAATAATGATATGATTGGAAATATCAAAGGTGTTGACGGAGTCATCGACAATAGAACCTTTAGGATATTTTCAGAACCGGTTCCTCCAACGGAAACGGAAAAACAAAGGCGTTTGCGTCGATTTTACGGGGGTGAAATAGACGGAATTTCCCGTCAATTGGCACGTTTCATATATAAAACAACCAAAATGTATATGCCGGAAATGAACCCTAAAATGATATATCGATTGGATCGTTTTGGGCGTGGCGGGCATCACAGGCCTTTTAATGATGCCGGTTTTGCCGGGGTCAGAATCATGGAAATGCACGAAAACTACACACAACAACATCAAGACATTCGTACGGAAAATGGTATAGAATACGGTGATAAGATCAAGTTTGTTAATTTTGAATATGCAAAAAAGTTAACCGCAGTAAATGCCATTAATTTAGCAGCTATTGCCTGGGCTCCGCCGGCTCCAAAAAACGTAAAAATCGGTGGAATGGTAGCACCGGCAGCAATTTTACAGTGGGATAACGTTGAAGGAGTAAAAGGGTATAAAATCTATTGGAGAGATACCACTTCGCCCACCTGGGATCATTTTCAGTATGTAGAAAATACCAACAAATATACATTGGAAGGAATGGTCATTGATAATTTCCTTTTCGGCGTTGCAGCAGTGGGAGAAAATGGCCATGAAAGCATTGTAACGTTCCCTTCCGGAATTATAAGAAATAGATAA